One Lachancea thermotolerans CBS 6340 chromosome F complete sequence DNA window includes the following coding sequences:
- the RFA3 gene encoding Rfa3p (similar to uniprot|P26755 Saccharomyces cerevisiae YJL173C RFA3 Subunit of heterotrimeric Replication Factor A (RF-A) which is a highly conserved single-stranded DNA binding protein involved in DNA replication repair and recombination), with the protein MATSTPRVDPQQIGQLSSPVFRIIGQVTAQPQPTQIIVASPTTGGEMISLTNVQTSSNVNYELQAWYELVCRANDFGDAGFLVLDSVKCVFPPGESISVAGVVALQQLSSKFTEIM; encoded by the coding sequence ATGGCTACTTCAACTCCACGCGTTGATCCACAGCAAATTGGACAACTTTCTAGCCCCGTTTTCCGTATTATCGGCCAGGTGACGGCGCAGCCGCAGCCCACACAGATCATAGTGGCGAGCCCGACTACAGGCGGCGAAATGATCAGCCTGACGAACGTGCAGACGTCGAGCAACGTGAACTACGAGCTGCAGGCGTGGTACGAGCTGGTGTGCAGGGCCAACGACTTTGGCGACGCCGGGTTCCTGGTGCTGGACTCCGTCAAGTGCGTCTTCCCTCCCGGGGAGAGCATCAGCGTGGCAGGCGTGGTCGCCCTGCAGCAGCTGAGCAGCAAGTTCACGGAGATCATGTAA
- the STE3 gene encoding Ste3p (similar to uniprot|P06783 Saccharomyces cerevisiae YKL178C STE3 Cell surface a factor receptor transcribed in alpha cells and required for mating by alpha cells couples to MAP kinase cascade to mediate pheromone response ligand bound receptors undergo endocytosis and recycling to the plasma membrane): MSYSSVIIGLGSVALALLFPPLAWHSKTRNTPAIIMIVWLILMDIKLIVDASIWGGSDFAGKWAGYGWCDLTTKLQIGANVGISCTVANIAYNLHAILRADAVLPEPDSRRKICTDLGISLVTPILVMGLTYLVQVFRYGIFRYNGCQSMLSPSWLTVVTYTLWMFIWSFVGFVYAILLLYVFYRKRKDVKDILHCTSSGLNIARFSRLLLFCVLIILVMFPFSLYAFASELQNLTGAYNYQMVHDSSLWSTIMRIDVAKPLYSVWLYILMSYLVFVIFGLGTDAVGMYGSAARVLGLGPLLDKCKQCCRRRRSENTTKVVSYFFAEHDAFKGADGMGSASDGSSTLKPGVGYSDGSSIEMSDSAPSSPSHFIIDYLLPNEKSRREKRRRNGTGGDLESLSYHDHPANPISFEEEVPLSVQRTKSGLVSHVSYRSASEFGNTSGELGTGNSEEGVSPESPHPVFSSSAG, translated from the coding sequence ATGAGCTACAGTAGTGTTATAATCGGCTTGGGCTCGGTCGCCCTTGCTTTGTTATTTCCGCCTCTAGCATGGCATTCCAAAACCAGGAATACTCCGGCGATCATTATGATCGTGTGGCTGATATTGATGGACATTAAATTAATAGTGGACGCCTCGATCTGGGGCGGCTCGGACTTCGCCGGAAAATGGGCCGGCTACGGCTGGTGCGATCTGACTACAAAGCTGCAAATTGGAGCGAACGTGGGCATATCTTGCACGGTGGCCAACATTGCGTACAACTTACATGCGATCCTGCGCGCGGACGCAGTGCTGCCAGAGCCGGACTCTCGGCGAAAGATCTGCACTGACCTCGGCATTAGCCTCGTCACGCCTATCCTGGTGATGGGGCTGACATACCTGGTGCAGGTGTTCAGGTACGGGATTTTTCGGTACAACGGTTGCCAAAGCATGCTTTCCCCAAGCTGGCTGACGGTGGTAACCTACACCTTGTGGATGTTCATTTGGTCGTTCGTGGGATTCGTCTACGCAATCCTGCTGCTGTACGTTTTCTACCGCAAACGGAAGGATGTTAAGGATATTCTACACTGCACCAGCAGCGGACTCAATATCGCCAGGTTTTCTCGGCTGCTTCTCTTCTGCGTCCTGATCATTCTTGTGATGTTCCCGTTCTCGCTATATGCGTTTGCTAGCGAACTGCAGAACCTCACAGGAGCCTATAATTACCAGATGGTGCATGACAGTTCTTTGTGGAGCACCATTATGCGCATTGATGTAGCGAAGCCGCTGTACAGCGTGTGGCTGTACATTTTGATGTCGTACTTGGTATTTGTGATCTTCGGCCTGGGGACAGACGCAGTAGGAATGTACGGAAGCGCTGCCAGGGTGCTTGGGCTGGGCCCTTTGCTGGACAAGTGCAAGCAGTGCTGCAGACGCAGACGCAGCGAAAATACAACCAAGGTTGTTTCCTACTTTTTTGCAGAGCATGATGCTTTCAAGGGTGCAGACGGCATGGGAAGTGCGTCAGACGGCAGCAGCACTCTCAAGCCGGGGGTCGGGTACTCGGATGGAAGCTCCATCGAGATGTCGGATTCTGCGCCCTCTTCACCATCTCATTTCATCATTGACTATCTGTTGCCCAACGAAAAAAGCCGTCGGGAAAAGCGCAGAAGAAATGGCACCGGGGGTGACCTGGAGAGCCTGTCCTACCACGACCACCCTGCCAACCCTATCAGTTTCGAGGAGGAGGTCCCCTTAAGCGTACAGCGTACCAAAAGCGGACTTGTGAGTCACGTATCGTACCGTTCAGCATCTGAATTCGGCAACACAAGTGGAGAACTCGGCACGGGGAACAGCGAAGAAGGTGTGAGCCCCGAGAGTCCTCACCCGGTATTTTCCAGCTCCGCAGGATAG
- the TOH1 gene encoding Toh1p (similar to uniprot|P46992 Saccharomyces cerevisiae YJL171C Hypothetical ORF), giving the protein MLFQGIVLATAGFCQLAAAAQAFQKVEFTNVGFNGSFTPVKSIKNPDKDSCSCTVDDAEWFTGSNAPISAGVSVHFRGPLTLHKFAFYNSSEFSIGDNRTSADWNRVAYYDASSQTADNVTFLTNAGTDSPVLGKALTFATSNGTGASSSASVLAENTLLSSDDEFSIFSNITCPKSGTGKSCGVYRSGITAYHGFSGVTKMFLFEFEMPTETQSNSSSFSYYDMPAIWLLNEHIPRTSQYPTDANCSCWASGCGEFDIFEVMNGTERNHLYSTFHTFQGIEDLGTGIQASGYISRDTSSTMKGGVVFDSQGNTVVFVSNSTTFNETITPETLNGLVENFSSDESYSTQLASISATLPSTTSKSNAFSLFEKRAGNLWFYFFTFITSVAHTLLI; this is encoded by the coding sequence ATGCTGTTTCAAGGGATAGTTTTGGCAACCGCAGGATTCTGCCAGCTTGCTGCGGCAGCACAAGCGTTTCAGAAGGTTGAGTTTACGAACGTTGGTTTCAACGGCTCGTTCACGCCAGTTAAGTCGATCAAAAACCCTGACAAAGACAGTTGCTCGTGCACTGTGGATGACGCGGAGTGGTTTACTGGTAGCAACGCCCCCATTTCTGCCGGCGTCTCGGTTCATTTCCGCGGACCTCTGACTCTGCACAAGTTTGCGTTCTACAACTCTTCCGAGTTCAGCATCGGCGACAACAGGACGTCTGCCGACTGGAACCGGGTCGCATACTATGATGCCTCGTCGCAAACTGCTGATAACGTGACTTTCTTGACCAACGCCGGTACAGACTCGCCTGTGCTCGGCAAGGCGCTGACTTTCGCAACCTCCAATGGCACTGGCGCCTCTAGCTCTGCCAGCGTGCTGGCCGAGAACACTCTTCTGAGCTCCGACGACGAGTTTTCTATCTTTTCCAACATTACGTGCCCAAAGTCTGGCACCGGCAAGTCCTGCGGCGTGTACCGCAGCGGCATCACTGCGTACCACGGGTTCAGCGGCGTGACCAAGATGTTTCTGTTCGAGTTCGAAATGCCAACAGAAACTCAGTCTAACAGCTCTTCCTTCAGTTACTATGACATGCCAGCGATCTGGCTGCTGAACGAGCACATCCCAAGAACCTCGCAGTATCCAACCGACGCTAACTGCTCGTGCTGGGCAAGCGGTTGTGGTGAGTTTGACATCTTCGAGGTCATGAACGGCACTGAGAGAAACCACCTCTACTCCACTTTCCACACCTTCCAAGGTATCGAGGACCTCGGGACCGGGATCCAGGCCAGCGGCTACATCTCGAGAGATACTTCCTCCACAATGAAGGGCGGTGTAGTGTTTGACAGCCAGGGAAACACAGTGGTGTTTGTCTCGAACAGCACCACCTTCAACGAAACTATCACTCCTGAAACTCTCAACGGccttgttgaaaacttcaGTAGTGATGAGAGCTACAGCACCCAACTCGCCTCTATCTCAGCTACCTTGCCATCGACTACCTCAAAATCCAACGCTTTCTCTCTGTTCGAGAAGCGTGCTGGAAACTTGTGGTTCTACTTCTTCACCTTCATCACATCCGTGGCACATACGCTTCTGATTTGA
- the CPS1 gene encoding Gly-Xaa carboxypeptidase (similar to uniprot|P27614 Saccharomyces cerevisiae YJL172W CPS1 Vacuolar carboxypeptidase yscS expression is induced under low-nitrogen conditions): protein MQGGYDKLPGSSTGRFGQGLKKSAMLAAGTLAFAAIAWRTTGDGSLGMFQAQETPKCGRIEPLRPRFNKSIEMIFEDAKFREESLAKLSGAVRIPTEIQDVNPQPADDLDYYKEFFRFHEYLKQTFPLVHKHLKLEKVNHVNLLYTWEGSDASLEPMMLTAHQDVVPVNPDTVDQWTFPPFSGHYDNTTDYVWGRGTGDCKNLLIGELEAIELLLKDGFKPRRSVIVALGFDEESSGILGANTLGDFLYERYGDNGIYSVVDEGGGVIQLGKKVFVAAPITAEKGYVDIEVTVNGVGGHSSVPPDHTTIGVAANMISLLEANPFEPTFTPKNPIYGLLTCAAEHGDNLPSSVRKAILQAPHDEKQKEKMVSFFSTDKRLRDLMRTSQAVDIIRGGIKANALPEVTTFLVNHRIDVNSSVSQTVERDLALIKTVAEKFNYGLFLAGEEIIPPTKFGFIDVEPQKSLEPAPISPTVGSPTWDLFAGTIQDVFQNGHFKYDPDTEFYVSTGLVSGNTDTKYYWRLTKNIYRFLGLVMEADIMRTIHSVNEHIRMSGHLSTVAFVYEYIVNVNEQA from the coding sequence ATGCAAGGTGGCTATGATAAACTGCCGGGCTCAAGCACCGGCCGGTTCGGCCAGGGACTCAAGAAGAGTGCAATGCTCGCCGCGGGCACTCTAGCGTTCGCGGCCATAGCGTGGCGAACGACTGGCGACGGGTCACTCGGGATGTTTCAAGCGCAGGAGACTCCGAAGTGCGGGAGGATTGAGCCATTGAGGCCTCGCTTCAATAAGTCAATCGAGATGATCTTCGAGGATGCCAAATTCCGGGAGGAATCGCTGGCAAAGCTGAGCGGCGCCGTACGCATCCCTACAGAAATCCAGGATGTGAACCCGCAGCCCGCGGACGACCTGGACTACTACAAGGAGTTCTTCCGGTTCCACGAGTATTTGAAGCAGACTTTCCCGCTCGTGCATAAGCACCTAAAGCTGGAAAAGGTAAATCACGTGAACCTTCTGTACACGTGGGAGGGCTCTGATGCGTCGTTGGAGCCCATGATGCTCACAGCGCACCAGGACGTCGTCCCAGTGAACCCGGACACCGTTGACCAGTGGACGTTTCCACCATTTTCCGGCCACTATGATAATACCACGGATTATGTGTGGGGCAGAGGTACGGGCGACTGCAAAAACCTGCTGATCGGAGAGCTCGAGGCCatcgagctgctgctgaaggaCGGCTTCAAGCCGCGGAGATCCGTCATCGTGGCACTCGGCTTTGATGAGGAGTCTTCCGGGATCTTAGGCGCGAACACGCTGGGTGACTTTTTGTACGAGCGTTACGGTGACAACGGGATTTACTCGGTGGTCGACGAAGGCGGCGGTGTCATTCAACTAGGGAAGAAAGTGTTTGTTGCGGCACCCATCACAGCTGAGAAAGGTTACGTCGATATCGAGGTGACTGTGAACGGTGTCGGCGGGCACTCGTCTGTGCCCCCCGACCACACCACAATCGGGGTCGCCGCGAACATGATTTCACTGCTCGAAGCCAACCCCTTCGAGCCAACTTTCACCCCGAAGAACCCCATTTACGGTTTGTTAACCTGCGCCGCCGAGCACGGCGACAACTTGCCAAGCTCCGTAAGAAAGGCAATCCTGCAGGCTCCTCACGATGAAAAGCAGAAGGAGAAGATggtcagcttcttcagcaccGACAAGCGCCTCCGCGACTTGATGAGAACCTCCCAAGCTGTCGATATCATCAGAGGCGGCATTAAGGCCAATGCGCTTCCCGAGGTCACGACCTTTTTGGTGAACCACCGTATCGACGTTAACTCCTCCGTGAGCCAGACGGTCGAAAGAGATCTCGCTCTCATCAAGACCGTCGCCGAGAAGTTCAATTACGGTTTATTCCTCGCGGGCGAGGAGATCATTCCTCCCACAAAATTTGGATTCATCGACGTTGAACCCCAGAAAAGCCTGGAGCCCGCGCCAATCTCTCCGACCGTGGGGTCCCCTACGTGGGATTTGTTCGCCGGCACAATCCAGGACGTTTTCCAAAACGGACATTTCAAGTACGACCCCGACACCGAGTTCTACGTCTCGACCGGGCTTGTCTCCGGTAACACAGACACCAAGTATTACTGGCGCCTCACCAAGAACATCTATAGGTTCCTCGGGCTGGTGATGGAAGCCGATATCATGCGCACCATTCACTCGGTGAATGAGCATATTCGAATGTCCGGCCACCTGTCCACAGTCGCTTTTGTTTACGAGTACATTGTGAACGTGAATGAGCAGGCATAG
- the ASG7 gene encoding Asg7p (weakly similar to uniprot|P46993 Saccharomyces cerevisiae YJL170C ASG7 Protein that regulates signaling from a G protein beta subunit Ste4p and its relocalization within the cell specific to a-cells and induced by alpha-factor), protein MARLASPLTVVEYALPPFERQTKSYVCECDSCRICVEYRFLLPRLFFGGFILPTCWILNIALFVYMQEIVEHAVKFPQLAPEDFPTLFELEMYQKRVPIAPEKIRHQRAAENAGSEETKPGQAPVTNLAATDPLGKLLLDSRLEFLTVVSGDVLASHAENRYYFQSWLWRTAFSLTGYILLLTFVIVALRKSQNP, encoded by the coding sequence ATGGCGCGTCTTGCTAGCCCGCTCACTGTTGTTGAGTATGCGTTACCCCCGTTCGAACGGCAGACCAAAAGCTACGTCTGCGAGTGTGACAGCTGCAGGATCTGCGTCGAATATCGCTTTCTCCTGCCCAGACTATTCTTTGGGGGCTTTATCCTACCCACATGCTGGATTCTGAACATCGCCCTGTTCGTGTACATgcaagaaattgttgagCACGCTGTCAAGTTCCCGCAGCTGGCCCCAGAAGACTTCCCCACGCTGTTCGAGCTTGAAATGTACCAGAAGCGAGTGCCCATTGCGCCTGAGAAAATCCGTCACCAAAGAGCCGCTGAAAACGCAGGCTCTGAAGAGACAAAGCCGGGCCAAGCCCCCGTAACAAACTTAGCCGCAACAGACCCCCTgggaaagcttttgcttGATTCCCGCCTTGAGTTTCTAACTGTTGTCTCGGGGGATGTGCTAGCGTCGCATGCCGAAAATCGCTACTACTTTCAAAGCTGGCTTTGGAGAACTGCCTTCTCGCTGACAGGCTACATCTTATTGCTCACTTTCGTGATAGTGGCGCTTCGCAAGAGTCAGAACCCTTGA